From the genome of Flavobacterium ovatum, one region includes:
- a CDS encoding glycerate kinase — MKVLIAPDKFKGSLSAMEVCNAIESGINKFDATIETIKHPLADGGEGTLTILQNYFELKTVLVVVKDPLFNSTIAPYRHNEDTAFIEMANASGLLMVQESKRDCSNSTSFGTGQLIKDALKRGFRKIILFIGGSATNDAGIGMAAALGYKFYSQEGEEIDPIGKELIRIDRIENDEVHFDLNNVEFTVVCDVKNPLYGSNGAAYVYASQKGASADEIEQLDLGLRNFSKQVEKYLGQDVANLPGAGAAGGMGAGAVCFLNAKIQSGIDFVMEQTGFHALVKNKIDLIITGEGSVDKQTIEGKVIKGISERAREHQIPFSILAGVVKDAALIEENLKPYSVQSIMELGVTVNDAIENASAHLTEMSYQLIKNYSK, encoded by the coding sequence ATGAAAGTTTTAATAGCACCAGATAAATTTAAAGGTTCGCTGTCTGCGATGGAGGTTTGCAATGCAATTGAAAGCGGAATTAATAAATTTGACGCTACTATTGAAACCATTAAGCATCCGCTAGCCGATGGAGGTGAAGGAACTTTGACAATTTTACAAAATTATTTTGAGCTAAAAACAGTTTTGGTGGTGGTAAAAGACCCTTTGTTTAATAGCACCATTGCACCTTATCGCCATAATGAAGATACGGCTTTTATAGAAATGGCAAATGCTTCGGGTTTATTGATGGTACAGGAGAGTAAACGAGATTGCAGTAATTCGACTTCGTTTGGAACGGGACAATTGATAAAAGATGCACTGAAAAGAGGTTTTCGAAAAATAATTTTATTTATTGGCGGAAGTGCAACCAATGATGCTGGAATTGGAATGGCGGCTGCGCTCGGATATAAATTTTATTCGCAAGAAGGAGAAGAAATTGATCCTATTGGAAAAGAATTGATTCGCATTGACAGGATTGAAAATGATGAAGTGCATTTTGATTTGAATAATGTTGAATTTACGGTGGTTTGTGATGTGAAGAATCCGTTGTATGGCAGTAATGGAGCGGCATATGTTTATGCGTCTCAAAAAGGAGCTTCGGCAGATGAAATTGAACAATTGGATTTGGGCTTAAGAAATTTTAGCAAGCAAGTAGAGAAATATTTGGGTCAAGATGTAGCCAATTTACCAGGTGCGGGGGCAGCTGGTGGAATGGGAGCTGGAGCCGTTTGTTTTTTGAATGCTAAAATTCAGTCTGGAATTGATTTTGTTATGGAACAAACAGGATTTCATGCCTTGGTAAAAAATAAAATTGATTTGATTATTACTGGTGAAGGTAGTGTTGATAAACAAACGATTGAAGGAAAAGTGATTAAAGGAATTAGCGAAAGAGCTCGTGAACATCAAATTCCGTTTTCAATTTTGGCGGGAGTTGTTAAAGATGCAGCCTTGATTGAAGAGAACTTGAAACCTTATAGTGTGCAATCTATAATGGAATTAGGTGTAACTGTTAATGATGCTATCGAAAATGCTTCGGCTCACCTTACTGAGATGAGTTATCAATTGATTAAAAATTATAGTAAATAA
- a CDS encoding phosphoheptose isomerase yields MNFDIKSTMDKKAVFETIAAVLKEHNFNVVKQDETRPWGGFFVIDESQAAAFAKLFFPNLEMDEIQITKKLSPKILIVEPNKRLSWQYHFRRSEIWKVIGGEVGVKTSLTDVEGAIQELASGAFIQMDKGERHRLIGLETWGVVAEIWQHTDVENPSDEEDIVRLQDDFGR; encoded by the coding sequence ATGAATTTTGATATAAAATCTACAATGGATAAAAAGGCAGTTTTTGAAACTATAGCTGCCGTTTTAAAAGAGCATAATTTTAATGTAGTAAAGCAAGATGAAACCCGTCCTTGGGGAGGTTTTTTTGTGATTGATGAAAGTCAAGCCGCTGCTTTTGCAAAACTATTTTTTCCTAATCTTGAAATGGATGAAATTCAGATTACTAAAAAGTTAAGCCCAAAAATACTTATTGTAGAGCCAAATAAGAGATTGTCTTGGCAATACCATTTTAGAAGGTCTGAGATTTGGAAGGTTATAGGTGGAGAAGTGGGCGTGAAAACCAGTTTGACAGATGTAGAAGGAGCCATTCAAGAATTAGCGTCTGGCGCTTTTATTCAAATGGATAAAGGCGAAAGACATCGTTTGATAGGACTGGAGACATGGGGAGTTGTGGCCGAAATTTGGCAACATACCGATGTGGAAAACCCGTCTGATGAAGAGGATATAGTACGATTACAAGACGATTTTGGAAGATGA
- a CDS encoding Gfo/Idh/MocA family oxidoreductase — protein MDATLVTSNNIRWGIIGCGNVTEVKSGPAYQKVVGFELIAVMRRDAEKCADYAKRHDIQKQYSNADDLINDPDIDAVYIATPPDSHAYYGLKVAAAGKPCCIEKPMAPTYEESLVLYNAFEAKNIPLFVAYYRRSLPRFTQVKRWIDENEIGTVRHISWHLSKSTSPVDLSGEYNWRTDAKVAKGGYFDDLASHGIDLFEYILGDIVKVSGFNTNQQGLYSAKDAIVASWIHESGITGTGSWNFGCAAREDIVHIVGSKGKIEFAIFEEHPILLTNEKGTTEHFINHPENVQFYHVQNMREHLLGNAIHPSTGKSALHTSWVLEKILGL, from the coding sequence ATGGATGCGACTTTAGTAACTTCAAATAATATACGTTGGGGAATCATAGGCTGTGGTAACGTAACTGAGGTAAAAAGTGGCCCTGCTTACCAAAAAGTAGTAGGCTTTGAACTAATAGCAGTGATGCGTAGAGATGCAGAAAAATGTGCAGATTACGCAAAAAGACATGATATTCAGAAACAGTATAGTAACGCAGATGATTTAATCAATGATCCTGATATCGATGCAGTCTACATCGCAACACCACCAGACTCTCATGCCTATTATGGTTTAAAGGTAGCAGCTGCAGGAAAACCTTGTTGTATTGAAAAACCAATGGCTCCTACTTATGAAGAAAGTTTGGTGCTATACAATGCGTTTGAAGCGAAAAATATTCCATTATTTGTTGCTTATTATCGTCGGTCTTTACCTAGATTCACCCAGGTAAAAAGATGGATTGATGAAAATGAAATAGGAACTGTTAGGCATATAAGTTGGCATTTGAGTAAATCTACTTCGCCTGTAGATTTGTCTGGAGAGTACAATTGGAGGACAGATGCTAAGGTTGCTAAAGGTGGATATTTTGATGATTTAGCTAGTCATGGTATAGATTTGTTCGAATATATCTTAGGAGATATAGTGAAGGTTTCAGGCTTTAATACAAACCAACAAGGGCTGTATTCTGCCAAAGATGCAATTGTAGCTTCATGGATTCATGAATCTGGAATTACAGGTACTGGGAGTTGGAATTTTGGTTGTGCTGCCCGTGAAGATATTGTTCATATTGTGGGAAGTAAAGGGAAGATTGAATTTGCAATATTTGAGGAACACCCAATTCTGCTCACAAATGAAAAAGGAACAACAGAGCACTTTATTAACCATCCAGAAAATGTACAGTTTTATCATGTACAAAACATGAGAGAACATTTATTAGGGAATGCAATTCATCCTTCAACTGGGAAATCGGCTTTGCATACCAGTTGGGTTTTGGAAAAAATTCTGGGTTTATGA
- a CDS encoding sodium/solute symporter (Members of the Solute:Sodium Symporter (SSS), TC 2.A.21 as described in tcdb.org, catalyze solute:Na+ symport. Known solutes for members of the family include sugars, amino acids, nucleosides, inositols, vitamins, urea or anions, depending on the system.) — translation MNWIDYIVVIVYLIAFLGLGFVFKENKDAKDYFLGGKEMGWFPLSLSAMATQLSAISFISAPAFVGLAQGGGMKWLTFELAVPLAMIGIILIIVPPLYRANIVSIYEFVERRFSTSTRIVLSFVFQISRSLSTGVAVYTIAIILQSVLNISFHYTILLISVITIVYSLMGGMKAVVWGDAIQMIILFGGLLICIYYGWDLLKANPNFNGFETERLQVVDMNNLGFDGGTFGFLPMILGGLFLYLSYYGTDQTQAQRLLSAKDEKAAKNILLANGLLRFPVVLTYCIMGLIIGALVHLTPDFMSEIAAVTQKHYPKEFATSGIKPDLMLPVFIMKYLPHGMIGILIVGILSAAMSSVSSTINSLGAVTVEDLFNRGKVKLSQAKYMELSKISIVFWGFVCIASAYLFGNTGGTVIELINMISSQFYGPILATFIIAILVKRVNYIGMNVGIIGGVLINISIKYFFEDIFWIWFNLTGFVITFVLALVFSALFKTEKNKDFNIDFKLKREDVLSKDVIILVVFFIIILGVSFSLPSILAGIR, via the coding sequence ATGAACTGGATAGACTATATAGTGGTTATCGTTTACCTAATTGCCTTTTTAGGATTAGGATTTGTTTTCAAAGAAAACAAAGATGCAAAGGATTATTTTCTAGGAGGTAAGGAAATGGGATGGTTTCCATTAAGTTTATCTGCCATGGCGACCCAACTCTCTGCCATCAGTTTTATTTCGGCGCCTGCGTTTGTTGGTTTAGCGCAAGGAGGAGGAATGAAGTGGTTGACCTTTGAGTTGGCAGTGCCATTGGCCATGATTGGAATTATTTTAATTATTGTTCCGCCTCTTTATCGAGCGAATATTGTGAGTATTTATGAGTTTGTCGAAAGACGTTTTTCGACTTCTACTCGAATTGTTTTGAGTTTTGTTTTTCAAATTAGCCGTTCCTTATCAACAGGAGTTGCGGTCTATACCATTGCTATTATTTTGCAATCAGTTTTGAATATTAGTTTTCATTATACTATCCTTTTGATTTCCGTTATCACTATTGTTTATTCGTTAATGGGTGGGATGAAAGCTGTAGTTTGGGGTGATGCCATCCAGATGATTATCCTTTTTGGTGGATTGCTAATTTGTATTTATTACGGATGGGATTTATTGAAAGCGAATCCTAATTTCAACGGTTTTGAAACAGAGCGTTTGCAAGTGGTAGACATGAATAATTTAGGATTTGATGGTGGTACCTTTGGGTTTTTACCTATGATTTTAGGGGGATTATTTTTGTACTTATCTTATTATGGAACCGATCAAACACAAGCGCAACGATTGTTGTCTGCGAAGGATGAAAAGGCTGCTAAAAATATATTGTTAGCGAATGGATTGTTGCGTTTTCCAGTAGTATTGACCTATTGTATTATGGGTTTAATCATTGGAGCTTTGGTGCATTTAACACCTGATTTTATGAGTGAAATTGCAGCGGTTACACAAAAACATTATCCAAAAGAGTTTGCAACTAGCGGTATTAAACCTGATTTGATGTTGCCTGTTTTCATCATGAAATATTTACCTCATGGTATGATTGGAATTTTGATCGTTGGGATTTTGTCTGCGGCAATGTCTTCTGTGAGTTCTACAATCAACTCTTTGGGAGCGGTGACTGTAGAAGATCTTTTTAATAGAGGTAAAGTCAAATTGAGCCAGGCAAAATATATGGAATTGTCTAAGATTTCGATCGTGTTCTGGGGCTTTGTGTGTATTGCATCAGCCTATCTTTTTGGGAATACTGGTGGAACGGTGATTGAGTTGATTAATATGATTTCGTCACAATTTTACGGACCTATATTAGCTACTTTTATTATTGCTATATTGGTCAAAAGAGTCAATTATATTGGTATGAATGTTGGGATTATAGGGGGGGTTTTGATTAATATTAGCATCAAATATTTCTTTGAGGATATTTTCTGGATTTGGTTTAACCTTACCGGTTTTGTAATCACTTTTGTACTGGCTTTAGTATTTAGTGCTTTGTTTAAAACAGAGAAAAACAAAGATTTCAATATTGATTTTAAACTAAAGAGAGAAGATGTTTTGTCAAAAGATGTTATCATCTTGGTTGTATTCTTTATAATCATTCTTGGAGTTAGTTTTAGTTTGCCATCGATTTTGGCTGGGATACGCTAA
- a CDS encoding LacI family DNA-binding transcriptional regulator — MSKKNIITLKKLAQDLELYISTVSRALNDHSDISDETKERVKAYASKVKYVPNLFAKGFRSHKTNIIGVIIPNIEHRFTSTLLRGIISASELNGYKVIICESFNSDAKQSELLETMIQFGVDGVLLSLTKKTKNVDEILEMMKHIPLILFDRISNKVPCTQIIIDDEEAAFQAVEHLINTGKKRIAIIKETDSSNVSERRYQGYLKALRKHNLEVDESLIMSSEDLSIEEGQRQTKILLSLQNRPDAIFTIIDEAGIGAIKELKKNKIKIPKEVAVVGFSNSTFCTIIQPKMSSIDQPGNRIGEVAVKYLIEEINSDETVHHKTIEIKTNLIVRKSSFNPLKK, encoded by the coding sequence ATGAGTAAAAAAAATATCATAACCCTAAAAAAACTGGCTCAGGATTTAGAATTATATATTTCAACAGTTTCCAGAGCTTTGAACGACCATTCTGATATCAGCGACGAAACAAAAGAGCGCGTTAAAGCTTATGCTAGCAAAGTGAAGTACGTTCCCAATCTCTTTGCCAAAGGATTTCGTTCTCACAAAACCAACATTATTGGGGTTATTATCCCGAATATAGAACACCGTTTTACATCGACCTTACTTAGAGGTATTATTTCGGCATCAGAACTCAACGGATATAAGGTTATTATTTGTGAATCATTTAATAGTGATGCAAAACAATCCGAATTATTAGAAACGATGATTCAGTTTGGAGTTGATGGTGTTTTATTGTCCTTAACCAAAAAAACCAAAAATGTAGATGAGATTCTCGAAATGATGAAGCATATTCCGCTTATATTATTTGACCGAATTTCGAATAAAGTACCCTGTACACAAATTATCATTGATGATGAAGAAGCCGCTTTCCAAGCAGTAGAGCATTTGATCAATACAGGCAAAAAAAGAATTGCTATCATCAAAGAGACAGACAGTTCCAATGTGTCTGAAAGACGGTATCAAGGTTACTTAAAGGCCTTGCGCAAACACAACCTAGAAGTTGATGAAAGTCTTATTATGAGCTCTGAAGATTTGTCTATCGAAGAAGGGCAACGTCAAACCAAAATATTATTGAGCTTACAAAATAGACCCGATGCGATTTTCACTATTATTGACGAAGCTGGAATTGGAGCAATAAAAGAACTTAAAAAAAATAAAATCAAAATTCCCAAAGAAGTTGCAGTTGTAGGCTTTAGTAATTCGACTTTCTGTACAATTATACAACCCAAGATGTCGAGCATTGATCAGCCTGGTAACCGAATTGGAGAGGTAGCTGTTAAGTATTTAATCGAAGAAATAAATTCAGATGAAACAGTACACCATAAAACCATCGAAATAAAAACCAATCTAATTGTTAGAAAATCATCATTTAATCCTTTGAAAAAATAA
- a CDS encoding TonB-dependent receptor, which yields MKNYIKVFLLLIGTVSYSQTTVKGTVLDEKNNPIPQVNVVIVGTNVGVTTDFDGKYVLITKLSGDKKIKVATIGFKEQTKSVKLAGNEVTLDFTLIESMEMLDEVVLTGTSVKRSQKETPVSVTSFSAKDLTKLNTSSQANILRSVPGITTENGGGEVGSNVFVRGLPSGGQFQFNPIQIDGMPVLSTFGLNSSAHDVYFRTDIGMKSLEFIRGGSSVLYGAGSVAGIINYTSVTGSTTPKNIFKTEVGTNSRYKADFLSSGQLGGKDSNMFYAVTGFYRYDEGPIKTGLPTEGYQIRGNVKKVTEKSTITFSGQVIDDKVQFFLPYPLQGGSRERPIGNDGNEIVTLQTAAAANISYATPDGIFKTNIRDGVATKGGYFMTNFVHDFSDNFSIDAKIRKSSYKHQFNLFLDGSGLTGPKVVETQDQYKAARSIAAGNFTTLNGAALPANALLFENRILDRVRPIDELVSEIKLINKMGVHTVTAGTFMSRASAGDMNVTTSYLSEYSNSPGLVNLSGYTVDGVTNRGAGYSNKNVTSNKLAFFLTDQIKLDKWNFDIGIRHETASGTIQNEKTAAFKMSTFAGNAKIENVTWGTGAYETAKVSTDDYAISLAALYKISQSTSVYGNFSKGYFFPELRSVKINANGGHSTYSPEKIIQSEVGIKYGQGNFSGTAALFSLNLSDRRNIAFLNDGLGGFTEKVDLQDTKSAGIETTWNWRFVDGFAFNGTFTYQKHELTKSENSPTFVGNKLARQPNVMTKLGLSYDKSNFDANFDYNYAGDKYTNDANTVLLKGFGIVDLSLGYTFNVGKDNETLRIGAQSFNLFNSAGITEGSPRLGDNQTDEQFFVGRPIIPRTALMNLTFNF from the coding sequence ATGAAAAACTATATCAAAGTATTTTTGTTGTTAATAGGAACTGTTTCCTATTCGCAAACCACTGTAAAAGGAACGGTATTGGATGAAAAGAACAATCCAATCCCACAAGTGAATGTTGTTATTGTTGGTACCAATGTTGGAGTAACAACAGATTTCGACGGGAAATATGTATTAATCACTAAATTAAGTGGTGATAAAAAAATCAAAGTCGCTACTATTGGTTTTAAAGAACAAACTAAAAGTGTAAAATTAGCAGGGAATGAAGTAACCTTAGATTTTACATTAATAGAGAGTATGGAAATGCTTGACGAAGTAGTATTAACGGGTACATCGGTAAAACGTTCTCAAAAAGAAACACCAGTTTCAGTAACTTCTTTTAGTGCTAAGGATTTGACCAAGCTTAATACAAGTAGTCAAGCCAATATTTTGAGAAGTGTTCCTGGGATTACCACAGAAAATGGTGGTGGTGAGGTAGGATCCAATGTATTTGTGAGAGGTTTACCTTCTGGAGGACAATTTCAGTTTAATCCTATTCAAATTGATGGAATGCCAGTATTATCAACTTTTGGATTGAACTCATCTGCGCATGATGTTTATTTCAGAACAGATATTGGAATGAAAAGTTTAGAGTTTATTCGTGGTGGTTCATCAGTATTATATGGTGCAGGTTCTGTAGCAGGTATTATTAACTATACAAGTGTAACAGGATCAACTACTCCAAAAAATATTTTCAAAACAGAAGTAGGAACTAATTCAAGATACAAAGCAGATTTCTTATCTAGCGGTCAATTAGGAGGAAAAGATTCTAATATGTTCTATGCTGTTACAGGTTTTTATCGTTACGATGAAGGACCAATCAAAACTGGATTGCCAACTGAAGGGTACCAAATTCGTGGAAATGTGAAAAAAGTAACGGAGAAAAGTACCATTACTTTCTCAGGACAGGTGATTGATGACAAAGTACAATTCTTTTTGCCTTACCCATTACAAGGTGGAAGCAGAGAAAGACCAATTGGTAATGATGGTAATGAAATCGTGACTTTGCAAACTGCTGCAGCTGCAAATATCTCTTATGCTACGCCTGATGGAATTTTCAAAACGAATATCAGAGATGGGGTTGCTACAAAAGGGGGTTATTTTATGACGAATTTTGTTCACGATTTTTCAGATAATTTCTCTATTGATGCTAAAATTAGAAAATCGAGTTACAAACACCAGTTTAATTTATTCTTAGACGGAAGTGGATTAACGGGGCCTAAAGTTGTTGAAACTCAAGATCAATATAAAGCAGCAAGAAGTATAGCAGCAGGTAATTTTACAACTCTAAACGGTGCAGCTTTACCAGCAAATGCACTTTTATTCGAAAACAGAATATTAGATAGAGTTCGTCCAATAGATGAATTAGTTTCCGAGATTAAATTGATTAATAAAATGGGAGTTCATACTGTAACAGCGGGGACATTTATGTCTAGAGCTTCTGCGGGAGATATGAATGTTACCACTAGTTATTTAAGCGAATATAGCAATAGTCCAGGATTAGTCAACCTTTCTGGTTATACTGTAGATGGTGTAACGAATAGAGGAGCTGGATATTCAAACAAAAATGTTACGAGTAATAAATTGGCTTTTTTCTTAACAGATCAAATTAAATTAGACAAATGGAATTTTGATATTGGTATCCGACATGAAACAGCTTCTGGAACTATTCAAAACGAAAAGACAGCAGCTTTTAAAATGAGCACTTTTGCAGGAAACGCTAAGATTGAAAATGTAACTTGGGGAACTGGAGCATATGAAACTGCAAAAGTTTCTACAGATGATTATGCAATTTCATTGGCAGCATTGTACAAAATAAGCCAAAGCACTAGTGTTTATGGTAACTTTTCTAAAGGGTATTTCTTTCCTGAATTGCGTTCTGTAAAAATTAATGCTAATGGAGGTCATTCTACTTATTCTCCTGAAAAAATTATTCAATCTGAGGTAGGTATTAAATATGGTCAAGGAAATTTTTCTGGAACGGCAGCGCTTTTCTCTCTTAACTTATCTGATAGAAGAAACATTGCATTTTTAAATGACGGTCTAGGTGGATTTACTGAAAAAGTAGATTTACAAGATACTAAATCAGCAGGTATTGAAACTACTTGGAACTGGAGATTTGTAGATGGATTTGCTTTCAACGGAACTTTTACTTACCAAAAACATGAATTGACTAAGTCAGAGAATAGCCCAACTTTCGTTGGAAACAAATTGGCAAGACAACCGAATGTAATGACAAAACTGGGATTGTCTTATGACAAATCAAACTTCGATGCAAATTTTGATTATAACTACGCAGGTGACAAATACACTAATGATGCTAATACGGTTTTATTAAAAGGTTTTGGAATTGTGGATTTAAGTTTAGGGTACACATTCAATGTGGGTAAAGACAACGAAACACTTCGTATTGGAGCACAATCTTTCAACTTGTTTAACTCTGCTGGAATCACAGAAGGTTCTCCAAGATTAGGTGATAATCAAACAGATGAGCAATTCTTTGTAGGAAGACCTATTATTCCTAGAACTGCTTTGATGAACTTGACTTTCAATTTCTAA
- a CDS encoding trehalase family glycosidase, whose translation MATDLTKEAQQILNENFQAGGYTIPCKGLYPFQWKWDSGFIALGFAHYDMEKAKAEMKTLLDAQWENGFIPHIVFHQKSDSYFPGPDFHQAELHPLSNKEYPSTGMTQPPVLGFTLEKMYQIAQNKEDVLQFIIENIGKVYDNHNYFYSKRDPQNEGLVYIYHNWESGTDNSPLWDDIWETMDPPTYTFERKDTKLIDPSERPSNREYDHYLYIIDIAKEHNYDDQKIAELSPFLVQDPLFNAMLIKSNEALIDLYKIIGGNEDKIAQLEKWQTKSKASFNSKLYDAELGAYVHYDLRNEKPIRFVSSSSFSPLFAGIPSKEQAATIINTMMTKFGGDDMYLCASFDPTNERFNPKKYWRGPVWINLNWMLYYGLKDYGYTEIADRVKSDSFELLSKVGFYEYFNPIKAAYETENKGYGGGNFSWSAALYLDMKNQ comes from the coding sequence ATGGCTACTGATTTAACTAAAGAAGCACAACAAATATTGAATGAAAATTTCCAAGCAGGAGGATATACAATTCCATGTAAAGGTTTATACCCTTTTCAATGGAAATGGGATTCCGGATTTATTGCCCTTGGATTTGCGCATTATGATATGGAAAAAGCGAAGGCTGAGATGAAAACACTTCTTGATGCACAATGGGAGAATGGTTTTATACCGCACATTGTTTTTCATCAAAAGTCAGATTCTTATTTTCCTGGACCAGATTTTCACCAAGCCGAGTTGCATCCTTTGTCTAACAAAGAGTATCCTTCAACAGGAATGACGCAACCACCTGTTTTGGGCTTTACATTAGAAAAAATGTATCAAATAGCACAAAACAAAGAGGATGTACTCCAATTTATTATAGAAAATATTGGAAAAGTATACGACAATCACAACTATTTCTATAGTAAGAGAGATCCTCAAAATGAAGGCTTGGTGTACATCTACCACAATTGGGAATCGGGAACAGATAATTCGCCTCTATGGGATGATATTTGGGAAACAATGGATCCGCCAACTTATACTTTTGAACGAAAAGACACAAAGCTTATTGATCCTTCGGAGCGTCCTTCTAATAGAGAATACGACCATTATTTGTACATTATAGATATTGCCAAAGAGCACAATTATGATGACCAAAAAATTGCCGAACTTTCTCCGTTCTTAGTACAAGATCCGCTTTTCAATGCTATGTTGATTAAGTCAAATGAAGCATTGATTGATTTGTACAAAATCATTGGAGGAAACGAAGACAAAATTGCACAACTAGAAAAATGGCAAACAAAAAGTAAAGCCTCTTTTAATTCGAAATTGTACGATGCAGAATTAGGCGCTTATGTTCATTATGATTTAAGGAATGAAAAACCAATTCGTTTTGTGAGTTCATCATCCTTTTCTCCTTTGTTTGCAGGAATTCCAAGCAAGGAACAAGCAGCAACAATCATTAATACTATGATGACTAAGTTTGGTGGTGACGATATGTATTTATGTGCGTCTTTTGATCCTACGAATGAACGTTTCAATCCAAAAAAATATTGGAGAGGACCGGTTTGGATCAACCTTAACTGGATGTTGTATTACGGATTGAAAGATTACGGCTACACTGAAATTGCCGACAGAGTAAAATCGGATAGTTTTGAATTATTATCAAAAGTGGGTTTTTATGAGTATTTTAATCCCATAAAAGCAGCTTATGAGACAGAGAACAAAGGGTATGGAGGAGGGAATTTCTCTTGGAGTGCGGCTTTGTATTTGGACATGAAAAATCAATAA